The following is a genomic window from Haloterrigena salifodinae.
GAATACGAACTGACCGTGGACTTCCACGGGTCGGCCGTCCCGACAGGGCTCCGCCGGCGCTGGCCCCACATTATGACGTACGAGGGCGTTCGCGGCGCCGAGTACTACAAGTGGACGACGAACACGCCCGAGCACAACGCGACGCTCCCCTTTACCCGCAACGTCGTCGGTCCGATGGACTACACGCCCGTGACATTTTCCGCCGATCGACGCGCGACATCGGCGGGTCACGAACTCGCGCTGTCGGTCGTCTACGAGTCCGGACTCCAGCATTACGCCGACGGCATCGAGACCTACGAGTCGTACCCGATCGCAGAGCGCGTCCTCGAGGCCGTTCCGGCGGCCTGGGACGAGACGAAGTTCCTCCGCGGCCGACCCGGATCGGAGGCCACGTTCGCGCGACGGAAAGGCGACGACTGGTTCGTCGGCTCGATCACCGCCGGTCCGGCGTGCTCGATCGCGGTGCCGCTCTCGTTTCTCGACGGGGAGACGACGGCCGTCGTCGCGACCGACGCCGACGAGGGTACCGGTCTCGAGGAGTACGAACGCGCGGTATCGCCGGACGAATCGCTTCGCGTGTCGACCGCGGGGAACGGCGGCTTCGTCGTTCGACTCTGAGGCCGACCGTCGGGGACCGCTCTCCTGGTCACGATGCGACTGTCGGTTTTCTCACAAAGTTTAGTAGCGTTGGATACGGTATCGTTTGTAAACGATGGTGCTTGACACGCATACTCACGCCTGGGCGCAACCGAACCGGAACCACCCCTGGGTCAACGGCCCGCTCGTCGAGACCGTCGACGAGTTTTCCGTCGACGCGGTCTACACCGCGGAGAAACTCCTCGAAGACATGGATTCCGTCGGTATCGATGAGGCGGTGGTCGTCGGCTACCCGATTTGCGAGTGGACTGACAACTGGTACACCGTCCGGTGCGTCGAGGAGCACGACGACCTCACCGGGATCGTGATGCTCGACCCATTCGCCGACGACGCGGCCGGCCGACTGCGTGAGGCGATGGCCGTCGACGGCGTGCTCGGCTTCCGGCTGGGCACGATCTGCCCGTACGACCGCATGTGGGAGATGTTCGATCCGACGGTGAGCTGGCTGCGCGACGCGATCGACGAGACCGAGTTCTGGGCGGCCGCTCGCGAGACCGACGCACTGGTCCAAATTCTGGCCCACGTGGACCAGCTCGAGCAGGTGCTCGACCTCGTTGAAACCTATCCCGAGCTCTCCTACGCGCTCGATCACTTCTGTCACGCCGGTCCCGACGTCCCGCCCGGCAAAGCGCTCGCCGCGCTCGAGCCCCTCGCCGGCGACGAGTACGACGTTGCCGTGAAAATCTCCGAGGTCGTCCACCGCTCCGAGAAGGAGTTCCCCTACCGCGATATGCACGACCACGTCCGCTGGCTGCTCGAGACCTTCGGGCGCGAGCGGGTCGTCTGGGGCTCGGACTTCCCGAACGTCAGCGATGAGGCGAGCTACGCGGAGAGTCTCGAGTGGCTCCAGCACGTCGACTGTCTCTCGAAGAACGACCGCAAGTGGCTCACCGAACGATCGATTCGGGAGTTGTACGGAATCTGAGCGCTACTGTTCGACGACGTGATTCTCGAGCGTGCCGATCCCCTCGACCTCGGCCTCGACCGTGTCGCCGGGCGAGAGCAGTTCCGGCGGCTCGCGGAAGATGCCGACGCCGCCCGGAGTACCGGTCGAGATGACGGTGCCGGGCTGGAGCGTCATTCGGTGGCTGAGGAACTCGATGGTGTCGCCAACGTCGAAGATGAACTCCGCCGTCGAGGACTCCTGTTTCACCTCGCCGTTGACCCGGAGTTCGACCTCGGCGTCGTTGGCATCGATCGCGTCGGGCGCGGTCAGAGCCGGCCCCATCGGCGCGAACGTGTCGTAGCTCTTGCCCCGGAAGAACTGGCCGTCTTCGAACTGGGCGTCGCGCGCGCTGACGTCGTTGACGACCGTGTAGCCGGCGACGTACTCCTCGGCCTCGTCGGCCGAGACGTCGCAGGCGGTTCGGCCGATGACGACGCCGAGTTCAACCTCGTAGTCGACCTGCTCGACGTCCTCGGGGTGGACGATCGGCGCGTCGGGCCCAGTGACGCTTCCGGGCGATTTCGCGAACAGCATCGGGGTGTCGGGGATCTCTTCGTCCTGCTCTTCGGCGTGGTCGTAGTAGTTCAGGCCGACGCAGATGATCTGCTCGACCGACGGGATCGGCACCAGCCGGTCCTCGTCGTCGGGGTCGTCGATTTCCGGGAGTTCCCCGGTCTCAACGGCGCGCCGGACGCGGCGACGGTAGCCGGGCGTGGCGAGGTCCTCGAGTGACGGTGCTCCGAAGCGGTCCAGCGCGTAGGTCCGGTCGTCGACGGAAACGCCCCAGCGGACGCCGCCATCGGTCGCGAATCGAACGAATTGCATCGTCTCGAAATTCCGGTCCTGGATCTTGAATCTTTCTCTCGACGGTGCGCGAACGAAACCATCCGCCCGATCGCGCGGACTCGCCGAGCGGACGCGGTCTCGTCAAACGGAAGCGGAACCGTCCGGAGATCACTCGGACCCGTCCGGAGCAACGAGAGAAATCGGATGTCGCGGTCGGCGGGCTAACAGTCCGTCCAGTTGCTCGAGACACGACGTCCCGCTGGCCACGACCGTTCGATCGGCGGCCTCGGGCATCTCGAACTGTTCTTTCAGTCGCTCGCCGACATCCACGCTCAACTCGTAGTACTCGCTCTTGTAGCCGAAGCTCCCAGCCATCCCGCAACACTCGACGTCGGAGGTGACGACATCGTACCCCAGCCGTTCGAGGACGTCCGTCGTGTACGCCTCGAGTTCGAGCGTGCGCTGCTGGCAGTGGGAGTGGTACGCGAGGGCGGAGCCGGCGCCGCCCGCGTCGTCGGCGCCGCTCAGCGACGCGGGATCGACCCCGTTCTCGAGCAGGCCGTAGACGTACTCGAACACCTCGTAGCTGCGCTCGGCGATCGTCTCGGAGCGCCGCTCGTCGAGCAGGCGCTCGTACTCGCCGCGGAACATCGCGAGGTCGCTGGGCTCGACGGCGACGACGTCGTAGCCGGCTTCGAGGTAGGGCTCGAGATTCGCGGAAACCTCGCGAGCGTGGTCTTCCGCGGTGGCGATCATCCCCTGCGAGAGCGGCGCGCGGCCCGAGGATGCGACCTCGGGGACTTCGACCGCGACGCCCAGCGCCTCGAGCGTTCGCACCGTCGCCTTCCCGCGGTCGGTCCGAATATAGTTCGTGTAGAGGTCGGGGTAGACGACGGCGTGGTAATCGGCGTCGACGGGACGGGGAACGTCCCGGTTCCGGAACCACTCCACGAACGTCTCGCGCTCGAATTCGGGCAGGTCGCGGCGGCGGTCGACGCCGAGTACTCGCTCCATAGCCAGCCGCGAGGGGAGCGTGTCCGCGACCCAGTTCGAAACGGGCGCGGTCGCGGAGCCGAGTTTGGCCAGCGTCGCAAAGTTACCGAAGAACCGTTTTTGCAGGTCCATCCCGGCCGGCTCTTCGTCAGGCGTGAGTCCCTCGACCAGAAAGTCGAGTTGACCGTCCTCAGCCCCGCGATTGCGCCGGTCGCGGACGACCGTGTTGATCCACGGGATATCGATCTTCACCGGACACTGATTGACACACCGCGAGCAGCCGGTACAGAGGTCGTTGAAGTCGTCGGCCGACTCCCGGCCGTGGACGCCGGCCTCCCAGCCGGTCGCGATGCCTCCGGAGTAGGTCTCGCCGCCGAAGGCGTGGCCGCCGACCGACTGGAAGTTCGCACACGAGTTCGAGCAGGCGCCGCAGCGGATGCAGTACAGGGTCTCCCGGAGCTGGTCGTCCTCGCGCATGTCCATCCGGCCGTTGTCCAGCAAGACGAGGTGAAAGTCTCGGTCGGCCGGGTCGTCGGCGATCGGACCGTCGTCGTCGAAGTCGACCGGCGGCGTCGCGACCGGCGGCGAGAACAGCGAGACGTAGGAGGTGATGTCCTGACCCGTCCCCGAGCGCGCGATCAATTCGACGAACGGCTGGAGGTCCTCGAACGTCGGCACGATCTTCTCGACGCCCGCCACCGCGACGTGGGTGTCGGGCACGGCGACGGTCTTGCGGGCGTTCCCCTCGCTGGTGACCAGCGCCATCGTCCCCGTGTCCGCGGTCACGAAGTTGGCGCCGGTGACGCCGATGTCCGCGTTCTCGATCCGGTCGCCGAGGTACTCCCGTGCGAACGCGGTCAACTCTTCGGCCGTCTCGAGTTCCATATCCGGGTCGAAGTACTCGTTGAACAGGGCGGCGATCTCCTCGCGCGACTGGTGGATCGCCGGCGCGACGAGATGACTGGGCGCCTCGTCGGCAACCTGCAGAACGAACTCGCCGAGGTCGGTCTCCCAGACGTCACAGCCCTCGGCGTCGAGGGCCTCGTTCAAATCGATCTCCTCGGTCGTCATCGACTTGGACTTGACGACGGTCTCGGCCGCCCGTTCACGGGCGAGTTCGCGGACGTACCGGTTCGCGTCGGCGGCGTCGTCGGCGAGGTAGACGGTCCCACCGTTTTCCTCGACCGTCTCGCGCACCCGCTCGATCAGTTCGGGGAGGCGCTCGATCGCGTCCTCCTTGATCGCCCGCGCCCGATCCTTGTACGCGTCGTACTCCTCGAGCCGGTCGACGGAGTCGTACCGGCCCTCATTGAACCCGCGGGTGTTGCGCTCGACGCTGTCGCCTTCCGCGGCCATGATCCGCCGGATCCGATCGGCCGTTCGAGAGCGGTCGGTCGCCATTATTCCGCCGCGTCCTCCACGATGACCGCGTGGGTCTCTCGCGGACCGTGCACGCCGTGGACGAGGTCGCCCATGTCGGCGGTCGCGCTCGGACCGGTCGCGAGCACGGCGTCGTCGTTGCCGTCGCGGAACCGCTCGCCCAAGCGCTCGAACGCCGCGGCCATGTCGGCGACGAGGTCCCGCTCGCGGACGACGACCACGTGTCGGTCGGGGAAGAGCCCGGCGAGTTCGGCGCCCGCCGGCGTTGACTCGAGGACGACCGTCCCGTAGTCGGCGACGCCGAGCGCGGCGGCCGTGACGCCACAGGTCGCCTCGCGGAGCTGGTCGGGTGTCGGCTCAAGGACGACGCCGGTCCCCTCGAGCGAGAGTTCCGCGAAGGGGATCGGCGCGCCGATGGCGGGCTCGTCGATAACGTCACCGAGCACGTCCTGAAACGCGGCCGGCGAGGTCCGGGTAACGCCGGTCCGGACGCTACCGAGGTTCGTCTCGAACGTCTCTAGCTGTGTCTGCATTGCGTAGTCGTGACTAACCGATGCCAGGGATTTGGATCTTGTCATTACCCACCATATCGCGTAACGAACGTACCGATCGGTCACACAGCGGCGGGTCCGCATCAGAGTCGGCGATCCCGGGTTGCAGTCACTCAGACTCGAGAATATCAGATAGATCCGTCCGGTGACACCGAAGAGACGCGATACGACAATAGGGCGGATGCTTCAATATCGGCACTCTCGGTGACGCTCGCACCGTCGGTTTCGACGGAAATACGGGGTCCCCAACTCGATCGGCGTTGTGGCGTCCTCAACTGAACCAGAGGCCGCCGGAACAGCAATATCCGGCGTGGCCGGACAAGTATTAAATATATCCTAGTTGTATGCGAGTGTATGTCGAGCAAACCACGCCAACCGGTGCAGGCCGCCGCGACGACGTTCAGGATCATCGAGACGCTGCACGAACTCAACGGAGCCGGCGTCTCCGAACTCGCGGACGAACTCGAGATGCCCAAAAGTACGGTCCACGACCACCTCCAGACGCTGAACGAGGCCGAGTATCTCGTTAAGCGGGACGGTGGCTATCACGTCGGGGCGCGGTTTCTCGAGTTAGGCGGGTTCGCTCGCAGTCAGATGAAACTGTACCAGATCGCCACCCCCGAAATCGAGAAGTTGGCAGAGGAAACCGGCGAACACGCGAACCTCATGATCGAGGAGCACGGCAAGGGGATCTTTCTCAACAAGGCGAAAGGACGGGACGCCGTGAACCTCGATACGCACATCGGCAAGCGCGTTCACCTCCACACCACCGCGTTAGGGAAGGCGATCCTCTCGAAACGCTCCGAAGCATTCGTCGACGAGATTATCGATCGCCACGGACTCCCCCGCGTGACCGAGAAGACGCTCACGGACGCCGACGAGCTCAAGAGCCAACTGGCGGAGATCCGCGAACGAGGGTATGCCATCGACGACGAGGAACGGGTCGCCGGAATGCGGTGTGTCGCAGCGCCGATCTGCGATAGCGACGAGACGCCCCTCGGAGCGATCAGCGTCTCGGGCCCGACGAACCGATTCAACGACGAGACGTTCAGAACCGAGATCCCGAAGACCGTTTTGAGCACCGCGAACGTCATCGAAGTGAATATGACCTACTCCTGATCCAGCCGCCACACCGGAATAGGGCGCTGATCGGTCGGCTTCGTGTTGGCTACCGAATGTACAGTCAGAGAGCTGTAGAACCGGGAGCGGCGACACGAGTCCGCAGTCAGTGGCTATTCAGGTCGCGCCGAAGCGCCGTGGGAACGAACGTCGGGCGCTACGAACCGTAGCGATACCAGATCCGGTACGCGACGACTCCGACGATGGTCGCGGCGAGGAGCGAAAGCCCCCACAGCCCGAGCACACCTGCCATCGGCCCGTCGAAGAGGAGCAACCCGGCGAGCAGCAGCAGGATCGAGACCCCGATCGATACCTGGACTCCCCGACTACCCGGGAGACGCACGGATCGGCGGCGGTTGGTGTTCGGTTCACTGGACGGTTCCGTCGTGGTAGTATCAGTTATATCGGACATTGCTGTGTTATCGGAACGGCCGCTCACGGTGAGTCAACCGGCGGCTCGTCGGCTATCTCGGGGCTATTCCAGTACTCGTGGGTATCGTCCGCTCGGAAGCAGCGGGCGAAGTTCTCTTCGTTGCCGTTCGCGTGAATCCGCCCCGGATGCTGGCGTTTACACACCTCTCGAGCGTTCGGACAGCGCGGGTGGAAGCTACAGCCGGAGGGGAGGTTCGTCGGATCGGGGACGTCGATTTTCCGCAGGGGGAACTCCTCGTCGTCCTCGTCCTCGTAGAGGTTCGCCGTCGCCCACTGCAACGCCTTCGTGTAGGGATGTTGCGGGTTCTCGACGATCTCCTCGACGGTGCCGATCTCGACGATCTCGCCGAGGTACATCACGGCGATCCGCCCACCGGACTTTTCGGCGATGTACCGCGCGTTCGAGAGATCGTGGGAGATGAACAGGTACGAGGTCTGGAACAGGTCCTGTAGCTCGAGCATGAGGTCCATCATCTCGACGCGCAGGGAGACGTCCAGCGCCGAGATGGCCTCGTCGGCCAGGATCAGATCGGGATTCAACAACAGCGCGCGAACGAGGACCGCGCGCTGAGTTTCCCCGCCGCTCAGCTGGTGGGGGTACCGATTCAGGTAATCGCTCGGTGGCGACATCCCGACGCGTTCGAACAGCGTGTGGATGCGCTCCTCTCGCTCCTCGCGGCTGAGTTCGGGGTACCACTTCTTCAGCGGGAGCATCAGCGAGGTGAGGATCCGCTGGTTCGGGTTGAGCGCGCTCCCCGGATCCTGGTGGATGATCTGGAGCGAGTGGCGGATCTCGTCGAATGGGATCGAGGCGTTACTAGAATCGTTTCGCGCCTCCCAGATGTCCTGGCCGCGGTAGCTGACCGTTCCGCTGGTCGGCTTCTGGGCGCCGATCGCCGTCTTTCCGAGCGTCGATTTCCCGCAGCCGCTCTCGCCGATCAGCGTGAGCGTCTCCTCTTCGCCGAGCTCGAGGGAGACGTCGTTGACCGCGCGGACCGTCTCCGAGTCGCCGAAGAGATCGAGCACGCCACCGTCGTCGGTGAACTCGACGGAGACGCCGTCCATCGAGAGCATCGGGTCGGACACCATCAGTTCTCACCCCCGTCGGTCGCGGCGCTTTGACCGCTCGCCGGGCGGGTCTCGGGCGCGGCGCTGATCGTCACGGCGTCGTCGGCCTCGTCGTAGTAGAAACACGCGGACTCGTGGGAGTTACTTACCGTCATCATCGGCGGGTCGTCGGATCGACATCGTTCGTCGGCCATCGGACACCGGGGGTGGTACGAACAGCCCGGAATGTGGTCGACCGGATCCGGCTTGCTCCCCTCGATGATGTTCATCTCCTCGACCGGCACGTTCAGATCCGGCGTCGTGTCGAGAAGCGCGCGCGTGTACGGGTGCGACGCGTTGTAGAGCAGATCGTCCGTCGTCCCGATCTCGACGATGTTGAACGCGTACATCACGGCGATGCGGTCGGCGAGCTTGGTCAACAGCGGGAGATCGTGCGTGATGAACACGAGCGTCAGATCGTACTCCTCCTGGAGGTCGCGCAGGAGCGTGACGATCGAGCGCTGCATCAACAGGTCCAGCGCGGCCGTCGGCTCGTCGAGAACGAGGACGTCCGGCTCGAGGACCAGCGAGAGCGCGATGAGCGCGCGCTGTTTCATCCCGCCGGAGAGTTCGTGGGCGTACGAGTCGAGGATCCGGTCCGGATCGAGGTAGACGCTCTCTAAGAGTTCACGCGCGCGATCCATGCCGGCGGGAATGTCCCGGTTGTGGTCCTGCAGGGTCTCCCTGAAGTGCGTCCGAATCGTCGTGACGGGGTTGAACGAACTCATCGCCCCCTGGAACACCATGGCGATCTCCTCCCAGCGGAACCGGTTCAGTTCGGATTCGGAGAGGTCCAGCACGGAGACCGGTTCGCCGTCGTCCGGATGGTAGGTGACCTCGCCAGTCGAGACGCCGGGTTCGACGACGGCGTTGAGAAACGACGAGGCGAGCATGGACTTTCCGCTCCCGCTTTCGCCGATGATGCCGAGCGTCTCGTTGCGAGCGACGTCGAGATCGGCGTCGCGGACGACGCGCGACTGCCCGCGATTCATCTCGAACGTGACGTTGAGGTCGCGGACCTCCACGATCGTGTCTGAGTTACTCATGCGTTGTCTTGTCAGTGTGAATTGCGGACAGTGATATAGTACTACCGTTATATCTATTCGTTGTTAGTTTCATGGTTCGGGACCTCCGTCGTCATCGATCGTCGACGAGTGTCGCGCCCTGAGTCGGACGTTGAACACGCTGTCCATCCCCTGGGAGAACAGCACGAGTCCGAACGACATCAGGAAGATCGTCAGTAACGGGAACGCGAGGAAGTGGTACATGCTCGGCTTACTCAGCGCGTTCCCTTCGTACGCGATGTTCATCATGACGCCCCAGTTGAACGTCGTGAACGGGAGGATCCCGAGGAAGTACAGCCCGACGGACTCGAAGATGATGCGTCGGGACGCCAGCGCCGCGTTCACCGTGATGTAGGGCATCAGCTGAGCGAGCACGTCTCGACGGAGGATCGTCCCCGTCGAAATCCCCATGATCTGCGAGGCCTCCACGTACGACTCCTCCCTGATGCTGAGCACCTGGGATCGCACAGTCCTTGCCAATCCGGGCCAGTTGTCGAGTCCGAGCAGGACGCCGATGACGTACGGGTCCTTTGGCTGGAAGATCGCGATCAGGACGATGACCAGCGGGAGCCCGGGGATCGTGATGATGATGTCGGTGATCGACATCAGAATCGTGTCGATCTTCGACCCCCGGAGGAACCCCGAGAGGACGCCGACCAGCGCCGCGAACCCGATGCTCACGACCGCGCCGGCGAACACCATCCGGAACATGTCCGGCGTCGCGTGAATGAGTTGCGCCCCGATCGGCTGGCCGAAGGTGTCCGTCCCGAGAATGTAGTTGGGGTTCTGGAACGGCGGTACGAGAACGGGCGCGACGTTACTCGTCGGTCTGTCGACGAGCCAGACGCCGACGGTCCCCATCAGGACGAACATCGCGATGATTGCCGTCCCAACGATGGCTCGCCAATCGGTCATCGCCACCCGGGCGGGCGCGACGACGTACAGGTCGAACTGTCGCTTGAGCCGCTGGGACCGCGGCGTCGGTTCACGGTCGATGTCCGCGTCGAAGAGCGTCTCGAGGTCGTCGTCGGGTCGTTCGTTACTCATTGTTTCCTCCGGACGAGATTCGGGGGTCGATGAAGCCGTACGTCAGATCCGCGATCAGGATCGCGACGATCGTCACGAGCGTGAAGACGATGAGCGATCCCATGAGGACGGGGTAGTTTCGCACTTGGATGGCGTCGTACACCAGCAGTCCCACGCCCGGGTAGGAGAAGATCTCCTCAACGATGACGGAGCTGCTGAGCACGCCGGCGATGCCGATCATGAACTGCGTGTACATCGGCAGGATGGCGTTTCGGCCCACGTACTGGGTCGCGATACGGGAGTTGCGCAGCCCGCGCAGTTCCGCGACGCGGAGGTAGTCCTCCCCGAGGACGCGGACGGAGTTCCCTCGCATCGTCAGCGCCGTGCCGAGTCCGAGCACGCTCATCGACAGTATCGGGAGCGCGGCGTAGAGCGCGATGCTCTGCATGAACGCCAGGTTGAATCCCGGTTCGATACCGAGGCCGTACCGGCCGCCCGTCGGGAAGAAATTGTTCCGAATGCTAAAGAAGAAGATGAACAGGATCCCCGCGACGTAGTACGGCGTGGAGTTGAGTCCGATAACGACGACGGACGACACCGAGTCGAATCGGGACTTCTCCTTGAAGGCCATCACTGCGCCGAGCACGATGCTCACGGAGTAGCCGATGACCATCGCGTAGACGCTGATGAGCATCGACCACGGGAGTCGCTCGGCGAGGAGCGACGTCACGGTGTCCTCCGAGTAGAGCGACTCGCCGAGATCGAACTCGAGGAAGACGCTGCTCATGTACTGGTAGTACTGCACGTAAATCGGCGCATCGCTCTCGAGATTCGTGTAGTTCTCGACTAGCTGTTCGATTTGCTCCGGATTGATCGTATTCGACGATCCCATCTGCTGGGAGAGGATCTGATTCCGAAGCGCCTGCTCAGGGCCGCCCGGCATCATCTGGTACAGAACGAACGTTAGCGTCACTGTCGCGAAAAACGTCAGTAGCGCCTGTCCAATGCGCTTCGCGAGGTAATTCCCTTGCATGTCCTATAGTCCTATATCCTATTATTACGGGTATTGTGATCGAGACGGTCTAATTCGTCGAAATGCGTCCTCGTAGTAGCGCGAACGGTCCCGGGTTCGGACGGTCCATCCGGAACTCGTCCTCGCTCGGGAAGTCGAAGTTCTCGACGTCGCCGGCGAAGCCGCGGTTCTCCTGTAAGTGGATAATCGCGGGCAGGTCGAAGTTAACCCACTGGACGAGCGTTCGCGTCAGTTCCTTCGTTTCTTCCTCGGACGATGCGCCCTCGAGGTCGACCATGAGCTGGGCCGGGTTGATCTCGACGCCGTTGCTCCCGACTTCCGTCGCGCCGACTTCCTCGGGGATCTCGAGCGAGAACGGCACGCCGGTCGGTCCCGTATCGCTATCGCTGGTGACGTCGCCGGCGAGGAGACCGTAGAAGTCGTTCGAGAAGTACGCCATGGGGTGCCAGTACGGCAGCGCGACGTGCCACATCCAGGCGATGTCGAACTCCCACTCCTGAACCCGCGAGTAGTAGTCCTGACCGACGGCCTCCATCTCCGCGTTCAGCCCGAACGCGTTGAGGTGATCGGTGAAGACTTTCGTCGGCTGGGACTGCGAAACGTCGGATTGCGTGATGACAGTGAAGTCGGTCGCGTTACCGTCAGGACTGATCCATTCGCCGTTTTCCCGCGAGTAGCCGGCGTCCTCCATGTAGGCGATCGCCGTCTCCTCGTCGGCCTCGACGGGGTACTCGATGAGCTGGTCGACGAAGTCCTCGCCGAGGTACTGGTCTTCGATGGTCTCCCTGATCCCCGTCTGGACCTGCGTCGGGCTCGCGAGCATTCCCGTCTGCGTCGCAGCGTCGATGATCGAGGGAATGTCGATCGCGGAGATGATCGCTCGGCGAACCGATCGGTTCGCGAGGTGCTCGTTACTCCAGTTCAACATGTACTTCTGGCAGTTGTAGTGACTCAGTTCGTAGATGTTCTCGATGTTGTCGGGATACTCCGAACGCTGACTCTCGGTGATGTACTGAGTCATGTCGAGCTCGTCGCTCTTCTCGAGTTGCTCGACCTGCGTCCCCGATTCGATGTTCGGAAGGACCCGAATCTGCTCGATATCCGTCTCGTCCGCCCACGGGTGGTCCTCCCACTTGGTCGCCAGCGTCTCCGAGGAATTGAAGTCCTCGATCTTGAAGAGCGAACTGCCGTATCCTTCGTCGACGAACTCCTCGGTATCGATCGTCAGCTGGAGGAGGTCCTCGGTAACCGACTGACGGCCGCTTTCTCCGCCTGCGTCCTCGTAGCGCTCGTAGTACTCTCGGAAGACCGATTTCGGGGCGCTCGTCCCGAGGCCCGCGTTCGATTTGGCGATAACCGGCGAAACCTCGTCCTTGTAAATTCGTTTGACGGTGTAGTCGTCGACCAATTCATGGCCTTCGAAGGGCGAGGCCTCCGGATCCTGGTAGCGCCAGAGCTCCGCCTCGATGAAGTAGTCTTCGGCGGTGATGTCGTTGCCGTTCCAGAAGTTCCACTGATCCGAGAACTCGATCGTGACCTCGCGGCCGTCGACGCTAATATCCTCGAAGAAATCCGTGGACACCGACCCGTCGGAATGCGTCGCGAGCGTTTCCTGTGTCCAGTAGATGCTGTAGGTCTGTCCGTAGTCCGAGGCGTTCCAGGGGTTGAAGTGGACCTCCGTCGGCGGGCGACCGCCTTCGAACGCCGTGACGAACTCCGCACTGTTATCGCCGCCACCGACACACCCAGCTAGCGTCGCTGCAAGCGTTCCGGCGCTTGCCCCGACAAAGTGACGTCTACTCAAATGACTGTGGTCCTTGATCATCTTTCCCACGGAGTATCCGTTACGAGCTATACTTATGTAACTTTTGGTAAGATATCATAGATATCATCGTACATAGTATGGGACTATTCAGCAGAGGATCGTCTCGTTTACTAGTGGTGAAGGGGGGAGCAGGAAGACTGTTCGCAGGGAGTACAGTCTTTCCTGTGTACGGGCGCGGCGTTATTTAGTTGGTCGAGATGTGGCCGTTCAGAAGCGCGTTCGGGCCCGGGTTGGAGCAATCCATGCGGAAGTCGTCCTCGCTCGGGAAGGTAAAGTTCTCCACGTCGCCGGCGAAGCCGCGGTTATCCTGGAGGTGAACGATCACGGGCAGATCGTAGTTGACCCACTGGGCGAGCGTTTGCGTGATCTCGATCGTTTCCTCCTCG
Proteins encoded in this region:
- a CDS encoding LutC/YkgG family protein produces the protein MQTQLETFETNLGSVRTGVTRTSPAAFQDVLGDVIDEPAIGAPIPFAELSLEGTGVVLEPTPDQLREATCGVTAAALGVADYGTVVLESTPAGAELAGLFPDRHVVVVRERDLVADMAAAFERLGERFRDGNDDAVLATGPSATADMGDLVHGVHGPRETHAVIVEDAAE
- a CDS encoding ABC transporter ATP-binding protein: MMVSDPMLSMDGVSVEFTDDGGVLDLFGDSETVRAVNDVSLELGEEETLTLIGESGCGKSTLGKTAIGAQKPTSGTVSYRGQDIWEARNDSSNASIPFDEIRHSLQIIHQDPGSALNPNQRILTSLMLPLKKWYPELSREEREERIHTLFERVGMSPPSDYLNRYPHQLSGGETQRAVLVRALLLNPDLILADEAISALDVSLRVEMMDLMLELQDLFQTSYLFISHDLSNARYIAEKSGGRIAVMYLGEIVEIGTVEEIVENPQHPYTKALQWATANLYEDEDDEEFPLRKIDVPDPTNLPSGCSFHPRCPNAREVCKRQHPGRIHANGNEENFARCFRADDTHEYWNSPEIADEPPVDSP
- a CDS encoding fumarylacetoacetate hydrolase family protein, producing MQFVRFATDGGVRWGVSVDDRTYALDRFGAPSLEDLATPGYRRRVRRAVETGELPEIDDPDDEDRLVPIPSVEQIICVGLNYYDHAEEQDEEIPDTPMLFAKSPGSVTGPDAPIVHPEDVEQVDYEVELGVVIGRTACDVSADEAEEYVAGYTVVNDVSARDAQFEDGQFFRGKSYDTFAPMGPALTAPDAIDANDAEVELRVNGEVKQESSTAEFIFDVGDTIEFLSHRMTLQPGTVISTGTPGGVGIFREPPELLSPGDTVEAEVEGIGTLENHVVEQ
- a CDS encoding IclR family transcriptional regulator, which encodes MSSKPRQPVQAAATTFRIIETLHELNGAGVSELADELEMPKSTVHDHLQTLNEAEYLVKRDGGYHVGARFLELGGFARSQMKLYQIATPEIEKLAEETGEHANLMIEEHGKGIFLNKAKGRDAVNLDTHIGKRVHLHTTALGKAILSKRSEAFVDEIIDRHGLPRVTEKTLTDADELKSQLAEIRERGYAIDDEERVAGMRCVAAPICDSDETPLGAISVSGPTNRFNDETFRTEIPKTVLSTANVIEVNMTYS
- a CDS encoding amidohydrolase family protein; the protein is MLDTHTHAWAQPNRNHPWVNGPLVETVDEFSVDAVYTAEKLLEDMDSVGIDEAVVVGYPICEWTDNWYTVRCVEEHDDLTGIVMLDPFADDAAGRLREAMAVDGVLGFRLGTICPYDRMWEMFDPTVSWLRDAIDETEFWAAARETDALVQILAHVDQLEQVLDLVETYPELSYALDHFCHAGPDVPPGKALAALEPLAGDEYDVAVKISEVVHRSEKEFPYRDMHDHVRWLLETFGRERVVWGSDFPNVSDEASYAESLEWLQHVDCLSKNDRKWLTERSIRELYGI
- a CDS encoding LUD domain-containing protein, translating into MATDRSRTADRIRRIMAAEGDSVERNTRGFNEGRYDSVDRLEEYDAYKDRARAIKEDAIERLPELIERVRETVEENGGTVYLADDAADANRYVRELARERAAETVVKSKSMTTEEIDLNEALDAEGCDVWETDLGEFVLQVADEAPSHLVAPAIHQSREEIAALFNEYFDPDMELETAEELTAFAREYLGDRIENADIGVTGANFVTADTGTMALVTSEGNARKTVAVPDTHVAVAGVEKIVPTFEDLQPFVELIARSGTGQDITSYVSLFSPPVATPPVDFDDDGPIADDPADRDFHLVLLDNGRMDMREDDQLRETLYCIRCGACSNSCANFQSVGGHAFGGETYSGGIATGWEAGVHGRESADDFNDLCTGCSRCVNQCPVKIDIPWINTVVRDRRNRGAEDGQLDFLVEGLTPDEEPAGMDLQKRFFGNFATLAKLGSATAPVSNWVADTLPSRLAMERVLGVDRRRDLPEFERETFVEWFRNRDVPRPVDADYHAVVYPDLYTNYIRTDRGKATVRTLEALGVAVEVPEVASSGRAPLSQGMIATAEDHAREVSANLEPYLEAGYDVVAVEPSDLAMFRGEYERLLDERRSETIAERSYEVFEYVYGLLENGVDPASLSGADDAGGAGSALAYHSHCQQRTLELEAYTTDVLERLGYDVVTSDVECCGMAGSFGYKSEYYELSVDVGERLKEQFEMPEAADRTVVASGTSCLEQLDGLLARRPRHPISLVAPDGSE